Proteins found in one Sorghum bicolor cultivar BTx623 chromosome 1, Sorghum_bicolor_NCBIv3, whole genome shotgun sequence genomic segment:
- the LOC8062269 gene encoding pectinesterase 31, protein MPYPAGFLFSFPRWSTRLQHLPACLPVTPTTRAKPKQPSSSTDPPARPFPIACQIAMAQQQQVVRRVLKVAPPGKGDGECFPTVQAAVDAVPLGNRARVVIRLAPGVYREPVYVAKTKNFITIAGASPEATVVSWDNTATRIKHSQSSRVIGTGTFGCGTFIVEGEDFIAENITFENSAPQGSGQAVALRVTADRCAFYNCRFLGWQDTLYLHYGKQYLRDCYIEGHCDFIFGNSIALMEHCHIHCKAAGFITAHSRKSTSESTGYVFLRCTITGNGDGGYMFLGRPWGPFGRVVFAYTFMDRCIKPSGWHNWDKSENERTACFYEYRCSGPGSQPSNRVTWCRQLLDVEAEQFLAHTFIDPDVDRPWLLQMMAIRVPASA, encoded by the exons ATGCCCTACCCCGCCGGTTTTCTCTTCTCCTTTCCACGCTGGTCCACGCGGCTCCAacacctgcctgcctgcctgcctgttaCACCAACCACGCGCGCCAAGCCGAAGCAGCCGTCGTCTTCCACCgatccgcccgcccgcccgttcCCCATTGCTTGCCAAATTGCCatggcgcagcagcagcaggtggtGAGGCGGGTTCTGAAGGTGGCGCCGCCGGGGAAGGGCGACGGGGAGTGCTTTCCCACGGTGCAGGCGGCGGTCGACGCGGTGCCGCTGGGCAACCGGGCGCGCGTCGTCATCCGCCTCGCGCCGGGGGTCTACAGGGAGCCCGTCTACGTCGCCAAGACCAAGAACTTCATCACCATCGCGGGGGCCTCGCCCGAGGCCACCGTCGTGTCGTGGGACAACACCGCCACGCGCATCAAGCACTCACAG TCATCCAGGGTTATAGGAACAGGAACATTCGGCTGTGGTACGTTCATTGTTGAGGGGGAGGATTTCATTGCAGAGAATATTACGTTTGAGAATTCAGCTCCCCAG GGCTCTGGGCAGGCTGTTGCACTCCGGGTGACCGCAGATAGGTGCGCTTTCTACAACTGCAGGTTCCTTGGTTGGCAA GACACATTATACTTACACTATGGAAAACAGTACTTAAGAGACTGTTACATTGAAGGCCACTGTGATTTCATCTTCGGTAACTCTATCGCCCTTATGGAACATTGCCATATCCATTGCAAAGCAGCAGGATTTATTACTGCTCATAGCCGGAAGTCCACATCAGAATCTACTGGCTATGTATTCTTGAG GTGTACTATTACTGGAAATGGAGATGGTGGATATATGTTCCTAGGTCGGCCATGGGGGCCCTTTGGAAGGGTTGTCTTTGCATACACTTTTATGGATCGATGCATTAAGCCTTCTGGGTGGCATAACTGGGACAAATCCGAGAATGAGCGAACTGCTTGCTTTTATGAGTACAG GTGCTCCGGGCCAGGCTCCCAGCCGTCGAACCGGGTGACCTGGTGTAGACAATTGCTGGATGTTGAAGCAGAGCAGTTCCTTGCACACACTTTTATCGATCCAGACGTTGATAGGCCATGGCTCCTCCAGATGATGGCAATAAGAGTACCAGCCTCAGCATAG
- the LOC8064931 gene encoding uncharacterized protein LOC8064931 produces the protein MIIIVVVFVHEQLVKFMCPYNFYLHFYFGDVYCDVYISAPIHNISFGHTIFFILVCTGVCWLHLHCTMEMGRSGNGGGKVVSFDDAISGRRWNGSSLSSYLDMGRNADVGRAAPRPLPAHAMASRRRTYADGELDVFSAERYFRGAMDDDGDDRKEGFGVTFPAGAVQVQQPLVETAAARPAAEAVVMAKPSSTRASTASFTASSAASSANSQTALFRGGLRRRRSPPRDKKCCVQVGVLMRTCSGKRSVRVDDGCAAKEIAPDAAEPAAATGIDWYRELRMHKAALGLSGDGNSHGLVAAGLPPSFNLGTAKVAAIGREVTTGEEKEAAAELTFPSSMRRRSNFTLVAPVRANVPAASGGRVGDPGGAGKVGRGGVGGAHHLHDNDDDDDDAGSESSSDLFEIKSLMIGDCPYEPSEASIQWSVVTADASERGDRVPARWVGGGGARGPPVAGRQLRGHRPAGILAGCASHRAVDVSTATTTTKAVPNAVAATQQRRSEGFQKAPRSGA, from the coding sequence ATGATAATAATAGTAGTAGTTTTCGTACATGAACAGTTGGTGAAATTCATGTGTCCATATAATTTTtatcttcatttttattttggtGATGTGTACTGTGATGTCTATATAAGTGCGCCTATTCACAACATCTCCTTTGGCCACACCATTTTCTTCATCCTTGTATGTACTGGTGTGTGTTGGCTGCACTTGCACTGCACCATGGAGATGGGGCGATCGGGAAATGGTGGCGGCAAGGTGGTCAGCTTCGACGACGCCATCAGCGGGAGGCGCTGGAACGGCAGCTCCCTGTCGTCGTACCTTGACATGGGCCGGAACGCCGACGTTGGCCGCGCGGCGCCGCGGCCGTTGCCGGCGCATGCCATGGCGAGCCGGCGGCGCACGTACGCTGACGGCGAGCTTGACGTGTTCTCCGCCGAGCGCTACTTCAGAGGCGCAATGGACGACGACGGGGACGACCGCAAGGAAGGTTTTGGTGTCACCTTCCCCGCGGGAGCGGTGCAGGTGCAGCAGCCGTTGGTGGAGACGGCCGCTGCGAGGCCAGCAGCGGAGGCCGTGGTAATGGCTAAGCCGTCTTCGACGCGCGCGTCGACGGCGAGCTTCACCGCGAGCTCGGCGGCGTCCAGCGCCAACAGCCAGACGGCGCTCTTCCGGGGCGGGCTCCGTCGACGGCGCAGTCCCCCCCGCGACAAAAAGTGCTGCGTCCAGGTCGGCGTGCTCATGCGCACGTGCTCCGGGAAGCGGTCGGTGCGCGTGGACGACGGCTGCGCGGCCAAGGAAATAGCTCCCGACGCCGCagagccggcggcggcgaccggGATCGACTGGTACAGAGAGCTGAGGATGCACAAGGCCGCCCTCGGACTCTCTGGGGATGGCAACAGTCATGGCCTGGTGGCCGCCGGTCTCCCGCCAAGCTTCAATCTTGGGACGGCGAAAGTGGCGGCCATCGGGAGGGAGGTGACGACAGGGGAGGAGAAGGAAGCTGCTGCCGAGCTCACCTTCCCAAGTTCTATGAGGAGGAGAAGCAACTTTACCCTGGTGGCTCCGGTCAGAGCCAACgtgccggcggcgagcggcggccgCGTCGGCGATCCCGGCGGAGCAGGTAAAGTTGGCCGTGGCGGTGTCGGTGGCGCGCATCACCTCCacgacaacgacgacgacgacgacgacgccgggAGCGAGTCGAGCTCCGACCTGTTCGAGATCAAGAGCCTGATGATCGGCGACTGCCCCTACGAGCCGAGCGAGGCGAGCATCCAGTGGAGCGTGGTGACCGCGGACGCGTCGGAGCGCGGCGACCGCGTCCCCGCCAGAtgggtcggcggcggcggcgcgagagGTCCTCCTGTCGCTGGAAGGCAGCTGCGGGGGCACCGGCCGGCCGGGATTCTGGCGGGGTGCGCCAGCCACAGGGCCGTGGACGTGTCGACGGCGACAACGACGACAAAGGCCGTGCCAAATGCGGTGGCGGCGACGCAGCAGCGGCGCAGTGAAGGATTTCAGAAGGCACCACGGAGCGGCGCCTGA